One window from the genome of Desulforamulus ruminis DSM 2154 encodes:
- a CDS encoding AbrB/MazE/SpoVT family DNA-binding domain-containing protein produces the protein MLVEIQQKSQVTIPKELLKKLKLKPGDKLQVEEKDGRLIITPVAIIPRDQMWFYSKEWQTEEMKVEQQVREGRVKTAKSKEELLKGLGLNE, from the coding sequence ATGCTGGTGGAAATACAACAGAAATCTCAGGTGACGATTCCCAAGGAATTATTAAAAAAACTTAAACTGAAACCCGGCGATAAGCTGCAGGTGGAAGAGAAGGACGGCCGTCTGATTATTACTCCGGTTGCCATTATTCCCCGGGACCAGATGTGGTTTTATTCTAAAGAATGGCAGACGGAGGAAATGAAAGTCGAACAACAAGTACGGGAAGGCCGGGTAAAAACGGCTAAAAGCAAAGAGGAACTGCTAAAAGGGTTGGGGTTGAATGAATGA
- a CDS encoding methyl-accepting chemotaxis protein produces MFQSIRTKMLVPLVILVCVSLVALVLSGYRQMRTAILEQEQVQYRNIESLIRNDLEAVFTSTRMGLASVTAMPGIQEAFAKREREKLLTLTSGVFEQAKKDGIEQFQFHLPPAVSFLRLHQQDKYGDDLSSFRNTVVQCNQSQKVVAGLEEGRGGYGFRVVAPVFYQGQHVGSVEYGMGFNAELLARWKKQLGGDFFMYPYASSGVAWAKVDQSKPLAGTAARDGLTVSPQIIKEAMAGKNYHAVYMADASAVAVIIPVFDYSGKPISYVKANLDRTQVLGQLQGVLRDSLLLLILSILVMAAVMYFVTGKALKPLVWISEEVSLIARGDLTRNFNFKGKDEIAALGQALNTMLSNFRQLIGETRSVSDQLEESSKSLTQSSEETSSAVQEVTTQVTQLAGSLEELGTIARDAAGYSGQASQAAQEGQQAVGQTTEQMNLLHTMMEGLALETGGLGQRIGDIEKFVQLIGEIAEQTNLLALNAAIESARAGEQGRGFAVVAQEIRQLADRSNLAAEDVKAIILEIGKQSEGVIRKMNEGLKEVRSGHRLIDQTGEKFSRIKETVDLLVEQSAAVAEASAQATASGSEIAAATEQQLASIQQVTVAAGLLEQLACNLHQHIGKFKNDSSC; encoded by the coding sequence GTGTTTCAAAGCATCCGAACAAAAATGCTGGTGCCGCTGGTCATTCTGGTGTGTGTATCCCTGGTGGCGCTGGTTCTTTCGGGGTACAGGCAAATGCGCACGGCCATATTGGAGCAGGAGCAGGTACAATACCGGAATATAGAGTCCCTAATCCGCAATGATCTGGAGGCGGTGTTTACTTCAACCCGAATGGGGCTGGCCAGTGTGACGGCCATGCCCGGTATCCAGGAGGCCTTTGCCAAAAGGGAACGGGAAAAGCTGCTGACCTTAACCTCCGGTGTGTTTGAACAAGCAAAAAAGGACGGTATTGAGCAGTTTCAGTTTCACCTGCCCCCGGCCGTTTCCTTCCTTCGTCTGCACCAGCAGGATAAATATGGTGACGATTTGTCTTCTTTCCGGAACACGGTGGTACAGTGCAATCAAAGCCAAAAGGTGGTGGCCGGATTGGAGGAAGGCCGGGGAGGCTACGGGTTCCGGGTGGTTGCCCCGGTTTTTTATCAGGGCCAGCATGTGGGCAGTGTGGAATACGGAATGGGTTTTAATGCGGAATTACTGGCCCGATGGAAGAAGCAGCTTGGGGGGGATTTTTTTATGTATCCCTATGCCAGCTCCGGTGTAGCCTGGGCCAAGGTAGATCAGAGCAAGCCCTTGGCGGGAACGGCAGCCCGGGACGGTCTTACTGTTTCTCCTCAAATCATTAAAGAAGCCATGGCCGGGAAAAATTACCATGCTGTGTACATGGCCGATGCCTCCGCGGTGGCGGTGATTATTCCGGTTTTTGATTACAGCGGAAAACCCATTAGTTATGTGAAAGCCAATCTGGACCGAACCCAGGTTTTGGGACAACTGCAAGGGGTCCTAAGGGACAGTCTGCTGCTGCTGATTTTATCCATTTTGGTCATGGCAGCGGTAATGTATTTTGTCACCGGGAAAGCGCTGAAGCCTCTGGTATGGATTTCCGAAGAAGTGTCTTTAATCGCCCGGGGAGATTTAACCCGAAACTTTAATTTCAAAGGGAAGGATGAAATTGCTGCCTTGGGGCAGGCGTTAAATACCATGCTGAGCAACTTCCGGCAGTTAATCGGAGAAACCCGCAGTGTTTCCGATCAGTTGGAAGAGTCCAGCAAATCCCTGACGCAGTCCTCTGAAGAAACCAGTTCTGCTGTTCAGGAGGTTACCACCCAGGTGACGCAACTGGCCGGATCTCTGGAGGAACTGGGAACCATTGCCCGGGACGCAGCCGGCTATTCCGGCCAGGCTTCTCAAGCGGCCCAGGAAGGGCAGCAGGCCGTAGGACAGACCACGGAGCAAATGAACCTTTTGCATACCATGATGGAGGGTCTGGCCCTGGAAACCGGTGGGCTGGGCCAAAGAATCGGGGATATTGAGAAGTTTGTGCAATTGATCGGAGAAATTGCCGAACAAACCAACCTCCTGGCTTTAAATGCCGCCATTGAGTCTGCCAGAGCCGGTGAACAAGGCCGCGGGTTTGCGGTGGTGGCCCAGGAGATTCGACAGTTGGCAGATCGCTCCAATCTGGCGGCCGAGGACGTAAAGGCTATTATCCTGGAGATCGGCAAACAGTCCGAGGGGGTTATCCGTAAAATGAATGAAGGTTTAAAAGAAGTGCGATCCGGGCACCGGCTTATTGACCAAACAGGAGAAAAATTTAGCCGTATCAAAGAAACCGTTGATCTGCTGGTGGAGCAATCCGCCGCGGTAGCCGAAGCCAGTGCGCAAGCCACAGCCAGTGGTTCTGAGATTGCCGCTGCCACTGAGCAGCAGTTGGCCTCTATCCAACAGGTGACCGTGGCCGCCGGATTGCTGGAACAACTGGCCTGTAATTTGCACCAACATATCGGTAAATTTAAAAATGATTCCTCCTGTTAA
- the pepF gene encoding oligoendopeptidase F, whose translation MNSNIKNRDEIEDRYKWNLGAMYKSLEEVKQDMAKVQELLEQFKSYGGRLDNRETILEALLLQDQCDQLMEKCYTFAHMRLDQDNTNTESLALFDQVKTLYVFYSETFSFFIPELMKLDYAHLQSYGQEEKFQDYRHFIKEIGRNKEHILSESEERILSSFGELAGAPKSIFQILNNADLKFGTVTNEKNEPLELTHGRYQLFMQSGSRKVRQAAYNELYRVYTSFKNTIAQTLGNSVKKDCLWARLRKHNSALEASLFADNVSVSVYQQLIQAVHNNIGYLHKYIDFRRQVMKLPELHMYDLYVPLVTELNKEYSYEEAVETMYQGLSHLGETYLQDLKQGLENGWVDVFENKGKTSGAYSTGAYGSHPYILLNFNHTMNDVFTLAHEAGHAMHTYYSHRNQPYRNASYTIFLAEVASTLNENLLIHYLLGQTTQPKEKLFLLNYNLEQYRTTVYRQTMFAEFEKMIHERVEQGGSLTPDSLCEMYYDLNKFYYQGVVLDDEIAMEWARIPHFYNAFYVYKYATGFSAAVALANQILSGEPEARARYLEFLSSGGKDYPLELLKKAGVNMETPQPVEECLRTFGQRLEMAIQVPH comes from the coding sequence TTGAACAGTAACATTAAAAACCGCGATGAGATTGAGGACAGGTATAAATGGAACCTTGGAGCCATGTACAAGAGCCTTGAAGAAGTAAAGCAGGACATGGCCAAAGTGCAGGAATTACTGGAACAATTTAAAAGCTACGGCGGCCGCCTGGATAACCGGGAAACTATCCTGGAGGCACTGCTGCTGCAGGATCAGTGCGATCAATTGATGGAAAAATGTTATACCTTTGCCCACATGCGGTTGGACCAGGACAATACCAACACCGAATCACTGGCCCTGTTCGATCAGGTAAAGACTCTTTATGTATTCTACAGCGAAACCTTCAGCTTCTTTATCCCGGAGTTGATGAAACTGGATTACGCTCATCTGCAGAGCTATGGCCAAGAGGAGAAATTTCAGGATTACCGCCACTTTATAAAAGAAATCGGCCGCAACAAAGAACACATTCTCTCTGAAAGCGAAGAAAGAATTTTATCTTCCTTCGGCGAACTGGCGGGCGCGCCCAAAAGCATCTTCCAAATCCTAAACAATGCGGATCTCAAGTTTGGCACCGTCACTAATGAGAAAAACGAACCTCTGGAACTAACTCACGGCCGCTACCAGCTCTTCATGCAAAGCGGCAGCCGGAAGGTTCGCCAAGCGGCTTACAATGAATTATACCGGGTGTATACCTCCTTTAAAAACACCATTGCCCAAACCCTTGGCAATTCCGTTAAAAAGGACTGCCTATGGGCCCGCCTGAGGAAACACAACAGCGCTCTGGAAGCCAGCCTTTTTGCGGATAATGTCAGTGTTTCCGTCTATCAACAGTTGATCCAGGCGGTCCACAACAACATTGGCTACCTGCACAAGTACATTGACTTCCGCAGGCAGGTAATGAAACTGCCGGAACTGCACATGTACGACCTGTATGTACCCCTGGTTACGGAATTAAATAAAGAATATTCCTATGAAGAAGCGGTGGAAACCATGTATCAGGGCTTAAGCCACCTGGGTGAAACCTATCTTCAGGATTTAAAGCAGGGCCTTGAAAACGGCTGGGTGGATGTCTTTGAAAACAAGGGCAAAACCTCCGGCGCTTATTCCACCGGCGCTTACGGCAGCCATCCCTATATTCTTTTGAATTTCAACCATACCATGAACGATGTGTTTACCCTGGCCCATGAAGCAGGACACGCCATGCACACCTACTATTCACACCGGAACCAGCCCTACCGCAATGCCAGCTATACCATTTTTCTGGCCGAGGTGGCTTCCACCCTGAATGAAAACCTATTAATTCATTACCTGCTGGGCCAAACCACTCAACCCAAAGAAAAATTATTTTTGTTGAATTATAATCTGGAACAATATCGAACCACCGTCTACCGGCAAACCATGTTTGCGGAGTTTGAAAAAATGATTCATGAACGGGTTGAACAGGGAGGCAGTCTTACTCCGGACAGTCTATGCGAAATGTATTACGACTTGAATAAGTTTTATTATCAGGGCGTGGTGCTGGATGATGAAATTGCCATGGAGTGGGCCAGGATTCCCCATTTCTATAACGCCTTTTATGTTTATAAATATGCCACCGGCTTCAGTGCCGCGGTGGCCCTGGCCAACCAAATTTTAAGCGGCGAACCGGAAGCGCGGGCCCGCTACCTGGAGTTCCTGTCCAGCGGCGGCAAGGATTATCCCCTTGAACTGCTCAAGAAAGCCGGAGTCAATATGGAAACTCCGCAGCCTGTGGAGGAATGCCTGCGTACCTTTGGTCAGCGTCTTGAAATGGCTATACAGGTTCCCCATTGA
- a CDS encoding RAMP superfamily CRISPR-associated protein has product MAVAWQMYKVILRLCSPLHIGCGKIGNLQRTYPYVTGRVMWGALTMRLTRDKCKGNEINDSSIYQEVGEQVHRELAFTYFYPVLSSGNHYQIEWPWKDQRAFRYRFLSSYAGTALDYPQQSAARGMLRETEFISPYTLDEGKRVFLQGYIFEKKGCTLSWQEAVKRLQFGGERSYGWGKVKPVAINPCREDDKLFDKGIKFLKSDERPRVCLPAKARLLAHTVAAENPFADGPIEPLAGREWRPNQKGNAYVGQHIAFNEICFAPGSVLVNNDNHYDFRIDPFGVWRLSEK; this is encoded by the coding sequence ATGGCAGTGGCCTGGCAGATGTATAAGGTAATATTGCGGTTGTGTTCTCCCCTGCATATCGGATGCGGTAAAATCGGAAACCTGCAGCGCACCTATCCTTATGTAACCGGTAGAGTCATGTGGGGTGCATTAACCATGCGCCTGACCCGGGATAAATGCAAAGGAAATGAGATTAATGATTCCAGCATCTATCAAGAGGTTGGTGAACAGGTTCATCGGGAACTGGCTTTTACCTATTTTTATCCGGTTCTTTCATCGGGAAATCACTATCAGATAGAATGGCCTTGGAAGGACCAAAGGGCATTCCGGTATCGCTTTCTGAGCAGCTATGCCGGAACGGCTCTGGACTATCCTCAGCAGTCCGCGGCCCGGGGCATGCTGCGGGAGACGGAATTTATTTCTCCTTATACCTTGGATGAGGGCAAGCGTGTGTTTTTACAGGGCTATATTTTTGAAAAGAAAGGGTGTACCCTTTCTTGGCAAGAGGCTGTAAAACGGCTGCAGTTTGGGGGTGAACGGAGCTATGGTTGGGGCAAGGTTAAACCTGTAGCGATCAATCCATGCAGGGAGGATGACAAGCTGTTTGATAAAGGAATAAAATTTCTAAAATCAGACGAAAGGCCAAGGGTGTGCCTGCCGGCCAAAGCGAGACTATTAGCCCATACGGTTGCTGCCGAAAATCCATTTGCCGACGGCCCAATCGAGCCTCTGGCGGGGCGTGAATGGCGTCCAAATCAAAAGGGCAATGCTTATGTGGGGCAGCATATTGCATTTAATGAGATTTGTTTTGCTCCCGGAAGTGTCCTAGTAAATAATGATAACCATTATGATTTTCGGATTGATCCTTTTGGCGTTTGGAGGTTAAGTGAAAAATAG
- the rnhA gene encoding ribonuclease HI, which translates to MSDKEVIIYTDGACSGNPGPGGYGAVMLYQGHRRELSAGFRDTTNNRMEIMAAIASLEALKEKCSVTLYTDSQYLVNAMEKGWAKKWRANGWMRNKKEPALNPDLWERLLTLCQYHKVKFLWVRGHSGNPENERCDQLAVEASKQPDLPPDIRVRV; encoded by the coding sequence GTGAGCGATAAAGAAGTCATTATTTATACGGACGGAGCCTGTTCCGGCAATCCGGGACCCGGGGGTTACGGTGCGGTTATGCTGTATCAAGGGCACCGTCGGGAGCTTTCGGCCGGCTTCAGGGATACCACCAACAACCGCATGGAAATCATGGCAGCCATTGCCAGCCTGGAGGCCCTGAAGGAAAAATGCAGCGTAACCCTCTATACCGACTCCCAGTATCTTGTCAATGCCATGGAAAAAGGCTGGGCCAAAAAGTGGCGGGCCAACGGCTGGATGCGGAACAAAAAGGAACCGGCCCTCAACCCGGACCTCTGGGAGCGGCTTTTAACCCTATGCCAATACCATAAAGTAAAATTCCTCTGGGTTCGGGGACACTCGGGGAATCCGGAAAACGAGCGTTGCGACCAGTTGGCGGTGGAGGCTTCTAAACAACCGGATCTGCCGCCGGATATTCGTGTCCGGGTTTAA
- a CDS encoding tRNA (adenine(22)-N(1))-methyltransferase, with product MIKLSNRLKLLASYVPQESIVADIGTDHGYLPVYLVLKGICPRAVAADINQGPLEAARSNILEHKASGLIELRLGNGLEVLQPGEVETIIIAGMGGGTIRDILTASPEVAGTVKRLILQPMADEMELRQYLLKSGWTLREEDLLLEDGRLYVVMVAERGHERVENPVLLELGPRLVEKKHPLLGLFIAKRKEKYHKILAGLAQSTLPEAREKAVGIRKKLQEIEGVEACL from the coding sequence ATGATAAAACTAAGTAACCGGTTGAAACTTCTGGCCAGTTATGTTCCACAGGAAAGTATTGTTGCGGATATCGGCACTGATCACGGGTATTTACCCGTTTATCTTGTGTTAAAGGGAATTTGCCCCCGGGCGGTGGCGGCGGATATTAACCAAGGGCCTCTGGAGGCAGCCCGGTCCAATATACTGGAGCATAAGGCTTCCGGTTTAATTGAACTTCGGCTGGGCAACGGCCTGGAGGTTTTACAGCCGGGGGAGGTTGAAACCATCATCATTGCCGGCATGGGCGGCGGCACCATCCGGGATATTTTAACCGCTTCCCCGGAAGTGGCCGGAACGGTGAAACGTTTGATTTTACAGCCCATGGCCGACGAAATGGAGCTCCGCCAGTATTTATTAAAAAGCGGCTGGACTCTGAGGGAGGAAGATTTACTGCTGGAAGACGGCAGACTGTATGTGGTGATGGTGGCCGAGAGAGGCCACGAACGGGTAGAGAATCCGGTATTGCTGGAACTGGGCCCCCGTTTGGTAGAGAAGAAACATCCCCTGCTGGGGCTGTTCATTGCTAAACGAAAAGAAAAATACCATAAAATATTAGCCGGGTTAGCCCAAAGCACACTGCCCGAAGCCAGGGAAAAAGCGGTGGGAATCCGGAAAAAGTTGCAGGAGATAGAGGGGGTTGAGGCATGTCTGTAA
- a CDS encoding Nif3-like dinuclear metal center hexameric protein has protein sequence MSVTGQEIVKVVEALAPRWLAEAWDNSGWQVGDPGARVDKVLLALDVDHTVAKEALEKKAQLIICHHPLLMKGIKSIRLDDPQGVLLADLIQNNIGVYAVHTNLDSAADGVNALLAERMGLTDLEVLQPAAGERYNKLVVFVPVEQVEAVSEAMARAGAGHIGNYCHCTFRTQGTGTFYPLAGARPFIGQPGQLAKVDEIRLETIVPVSKVSAVLQAMLSAHPYEEVAYDLYPLENRSGSLGLGRVGVLEEALGFADLVIKVKEVLGLTTARVGGSMWKEVRRIAVCGGSGAELWPVAAAKGAEVFITGDIKYHTAQDMLAAGLNFIDAGHFATEYFMIPELQNKLAETCRQRGWAVDFLTTKRQSDPFTYL, from the coding sequence ATGTCTGTAACCGGTCAGGAAATCGTTAAAGTGGTGGAAGCGCTGGCCCCTAGATGGCTGGCGGAAGCTTGGGACAACAGCGGCTGGCAGGTCGGCGACCCCGGCGCCCGGGTAGACAAGGTGCTGCTGGCTCTGGATGTGGACCACACGGTGGCAAAGGAGGCCTTGGAAAAGAAGGCCCAATTGATTATTTGCCATCACCCCTTGCTGATGAAAGGAATAAAAAGCATTCGCCTGGATGATCCTCAGGGCGTCCTGCTGGCGGATTTAATTCAAAACAATATTGGTGTTTATGCCGTCCATACCAACCTGGACAGCGCTGCCGACGGTGTAAATGCTTTGCTGGCGGAACGGATGGGTTTAACGGACCTGGAGGTTTTGCAGCCTGCAGCGGGGGAAAGATACAATAAGCTGGTGGTCTTTGTTCCTGTAGAGCAGGTTGAAGCGGTTAGTGAAGCGATGGCGCGGGCCGGGGCCGGGCATATCGGCAATTACTGTCACTGTACCTTCCGGACCCAAGGCACCGGGACTTTTTACCCCTTGGCAGGAGCCCGGCCTTTTATCGGTCAGCCGGGTCAGTTGGCAAAGGTGGATGAAATCCGCCTGGAGACCATTGTACCGGTAAGCAAGGTTTCTGCAGTGCTGCAAGCCATGCTGTCGGCCCACCCCTATGAAGAAGTGGCTTATGACCTTTATCCTCTGGAAAACCGCAGCGGCTCCCTGGGACTTGGCCGGGTGGGTGTTCTGGAAGAAGCCTTAGGGTTTGCGGACCTGGTCATTAAGGTGAAAGAAGTGTTGGGGCTGACCACGGCCCGGGTTGGCGGCAGTATGTGGAAGGAAGTTCGCAGAATCGCTGTATGCGGCGGGTCCGGAGCGGAGCTATGGCCTGTTGCCGCCGCCAAAGGGGCGGAAGTGTTTATTACCGGGGATATCAAGTATCACACCGCCCAGGATATGCTGGCAGCGGGTCTGAATTTTATTGACGCAGGTCATTTTGCCACCGAGTATTTCATGATACCGGAGCTTCAGAATAAACTGGCGGAAACATGCCGCCAAAGAGGTTGGGCTGTAGATTTTTTGACCACCAAACGCCAATCCGATCCATTTACGTATCTATAG
- the cmr4 gene encoding type III-B CRISPR module RAMP protein Cmr4, whose translation MATYRRQRYLFMSTDPVHVGTGGYRLGRVDNSIVREPGTRVPKIPGTSLHGAARSNAARLYENPAAAGRDHGKVDKPQGDPICYTFGYIQQADGSREEVRAYSGVVNIFDALVLAFPVYSMAGPVWISTYERLKEAGFRISNPEQGNKPEEWTPPENWEAGKVFLTWQRSDILNLGWLMMEVGGGVSVQAPSNWNNETRWKAIADHLVLVKESIFSQIVNSNLEVRTSVAIDPERGAAEEGALFTYEALPRATFLTAEVVLDDDRMDWPLKTEERQRKTFKDKALPGGCWNGPLAVVQSGLRLIEWLGVGGMGTRGFGRMAMIGDPVEETYGGRDGDAQPGDNS comes from the coding sequence ATGGCTACTTATAGACGGCAGCGCTATCTTTTTATGTCCACCGATCCGGTGCATGTGGGCACGGGCGGGTACCGCCTGGGGAGGGTGGACAACAGCATTGTCCGGGAACCGGGCACACGGGTCCCCAAAATTCCCGGTACCAGCCTGCACGGCGCAGCCCGGTCCAATGCGGCCCGGCTTTACGAAAATCCGGCTGCCGCCGGAAGAGATCACGGTAAAGTGGACAAGCCGCAGGGGGATCCGATATGCTACACCTTCGGTTATATTCAACAGGCAGATGGTTCGAGGGAGGAGGTTCGCGCCTATTCCGGCGTGGTTAATATTTTTGACGCCTTGGTTCTTGCTTTTCCGGTATATTCCATGGCCGGCCCCGTTTGGATCAGCACCTACGAACGTCTAAAAGAAGCCGGATTTCGCATCAGTAATCCTGAACAGGGGAATAAACCGGAAGAATGGACTCCGCCTGAAAATTGGGAGGCCGGCAAGGTTTTCTTAACCTGGCAGCGCAGCGATATTCTCAACTTGGGATGGCTGATGATGGAAGTGGGCGGTGGGGTTTCGGTGCAAGCGCCATCAAATTGGAACAATGAAACACGATGGAAAGCCATTGCCGATCATTTGGTATTGGTAAAGGAATCGATTTTCAGCCAAATAGTCAACAGCAATCTGGAAGTACGTACCTCGGTAGCCATTGACCCTGAGCGGGGGGCAGCCGAGGAAGGGGCCTTATTTACCTATGAGGCTTTGCCCCGGGCCACCTTTCTTACCGCCGAAGTGGTGCTGGACGACGACCGTATGGATTGGCCGCTGAAAACAGAAGAACGTCAGCGGAAGACATTCAAAGACAAGGCTTTACCCGGAGGCTGCTGGAACGGACCGCTGGCGGTGGTACAGTCCGGTTTGCGTCTGATAGAGTGGCTGGGAGTAGGCGGCATGGGTACCCGTGGTTTTGGGCGCATGGCCATGATCGGTGATCCTGTTGAAGAAACTTACGGAGGGAGAGACGGCGATGCACAGCCCGGCGACAATTCTTAA
- a CDS encoding 1-aminocyclopropane-1-carboxylate deaminase/D-cysteine desulfhydrase — MNFKKVSLVSMERTPLQFLPRLSRHLGGPRIYIKREDMNGCLGLAGNKIRKLEYLLAEALEQGCDTVITTGGLQSNHARATVAACRKLDLKPVLVLVGKAPEGFLSGNLLLGHLMGAEMVFTGSGDFSLLEAKVAETAEKLAARGHRPYVIPMGASNPLGTLGFVAAQRELGEQLREEAVAPTWQVATAGSGGTYAGILLGALLEQQANRVLGFSVLFPVEEISHKIKELALAASHLLKGNMAEEKIQKEIRIDSHYIGAGYGIPTEEGLKAIKLLAELEGILLDPTYTGKAMAGLLDYIQKGIIGPKDTVVFWHTGGQVGLFNRPLFKI, encoded by the coding sequence ATGAATTTTAAAAAGGTTTCACTGGTTTCCATGGAGCGGACGCCGCTGCAGTTTTTGCCCAGGCTGAGCCGGCATCTGGGCGGTCCCCGGATTTATATCAAACGGGAGGATATGAACGGTTGCCTGGGGCTGGCCGGAAACAAAATCCGCAAGCTTGAATACCTGCTGGCAGAGGCTTTGGAGCAGGGATGCGATACGGTGATTACCACCGGGGGCTTACAGTCTAATCACGCCAGGGCCACCGTGGCAGCCTGCCGCAAACTGGACCTCAAACCGGTATTGGTTCTGGTGGGGAAAGCACCGGAGGGATTTCTTTCCGGCAACCTGCTGCTGGGTCATTTAATGGGTGCGGAAATGGTATTTACCGGAAGCGGCGATTTTAGCCTGCTAGAAGCGAAAGTGGCTGAGACAGCGGAAAAATTAGCAGCCCGGGGTCATCGACCCTATGTCATTCCCATGGGCGCTTCCAACCCGCTGGGCACCTTAGGCTTTGTGGCAGCCCAAAGGGAACTAGGGGAACAGTTAAGGGAAGAGGCCGTTGCACCCACCTGGCAGGTGGCAACGGCCGGCTCCGGCGGTACCTACGCCGGAATTCTGCTGGGAGCCCTGCTGGAGCAGCAGGCTAACCGGGTACTGGGATTTTCCGTATTGTTTCCGGTGGAGGAAATCAGCCATAAAATAAAAGAACTGGCCCTGGCAGCCAGTCATTTATTAAAAGGGAATATGGCCGAAGAAAAAATCCAAAAGGAAATTCGTATTGACAGCCACTATATCGGGGCCGGTTACGGCATTCCCACCGAAGAAGGCCTAAAGGCCATCAAGCTGTTGGCGGAACTGGAGGGGATTCTTTTGGATCCCACCTATACGGGAAAAGCCATGGCCGGGCTGCTGGATTATATTCAAAAAGGAATCATCGGCCCGAAAGACACCGTTGTTTTTTGGCATACCGGCGGGCAGGTAGGACTGTTCAACCGGCCTTTGTTTAAAATCTAG
- a CDS encoding zinc ribbon domain-containing protein, giving the protein MSEMQKLWRLQMLEEEQRKANVKGEKDQGQIKQLKALKGVIESSQNQLRELKGQHDGLKGRVGQMAGLAQETRGKIKEVTEKIYDGSLQMKEIATYQQRLGALQSELKQLEDRELGHMEQREEIKQQWQQIQNRHKQDTDQYKELHRQYLQNKEEVKEQVQVLEKQIREILSSLDGVLLKEYRRIKQRYENPVGRVTRDVCSGCHLAINFDKLKQLKYGLPPVFCSNCGRMLFWDPAEEK; this is encoded by the coding sequence ATGTCGGAGATGCAAAAGCTCTGGCGGCTGCAAATGCTGGAGGAAGAACAAAGGAAAGCCAATGTCAAGGGGGAAAAGGATCAGGGGCAAATCAAGCAGTTGAAAGCATTAAAGGGTGTCATTGAATCTTCTCAAAACCAATTGAGAGAATTAAAGGGGCAGCACGATGGACTGAAGGGGAGGGTGGGACAAATGGCCGGTCTGGCCCAGGAGACCCGGGGAAAGATCAAAGAGGTTACTGAAAAAATCTATGACGGGTCCCTGCAGATGAAGGAAATTGCCACTTACCAGCAAAGATTGGGCGCCCTGCAAAGTGAACTGAAACAGTTGGAAGACCGGGAGCTGGGTCACATGGAACAGCGGGAAGAAATCAAGCAGCAATGGCAGCAGATACAAAACCGACATAAACAGGATACGGATCAATACAAAGAACTTCACCGGCAGTATCTCCAGAACAAGGAAGAAGTAAAGGAGCAGGTGCAGGTTTTGGAAAAGCAGATCCGGGAAATTCTCAGTTCTCTGGATGGAGTGCTGTTGAAGGAATACCGGCGGATAAAGCAGCGGTACGAGAATCCGGTGGGCAGGGTGACCCGGGATGTTTGTTCGGGGTGTCATTTGGCCATTAACTTCGATAAGTTAAAACAGTTAAAGTATGGGCTTCCTCCGGTCTTTTGCAGCAATTGCGGCCGCATGCTTTTTTGGGACCCGGCGGAAGAAAAATAA